Part of the Sulfurimonas hongkongensis genome is shown below.
CCTAGAGTCGCTAGTAAAACTCCATCTTTTAAGACAGGTCTAATAGCCCTAAAGGCGGTATCAAGACCGCCACCAAAAAGGATAAAAATTAAGGCGACTGTTCCTACATTTCGTGCGATTTCTACATTGTCAAAGTGTATTCCAAGCACACCATCTGAGCCTGCAAGCATTCCTAGACCTAGAAATATAAAAAGAGCTGGAATTCCAAAAGTGTTTGAGAGTTTACTTGCAATCACACTCAAGAGGGTTAAAAAAGCAATAACAAGAAGATAAATATCGAGCGATTCCATGCTTTTGTAACCTACTGTTTTTTTATTTTAAGTGATTATAGCTTAAAAAAATTAGTTAATTGTTTGTTTTTGCTATTGTATACAGTAGAGAAAGTTGGGTGTAGGTTGAAGATTTAGCTTACAAAGAAGATAATGAGCTCAAGCATTTATCATCCTGAGCTATGATTTTAGTTTCCACGGCTTCCGGGTTTTATAGCTTGTGATCCATCTTTGCAAAGTGGACATTTACTTGGTTCATACATAAGAAATGTAAAATCTTCTAGTGCAAAGAAAGGGATGTCTTGTGGGAGTTTACAGTTTGATTTTGACTCGAGTGTGCTGTTTTCTCTTTTGCAAAAGCCACGATTTGCAAGAGCCGCAACTCCTACTATCTCACCACCAAACCCTTTTACAACGCTTGCTGCTTCCATGGCCGAGCCACCTGTTGTGATGATATCTTCACACATCAGGACTCTCTCGCCATGGCTTACCTTAAAGCCTCTTCGCATTGACATAACTCCATCAACTCTCTCAGCAAATATAAAACGAACATCAAGTGCAGTTGCAAGTGCAAAACCAGCTATAAGTCCACCAAGTGCAGGTGCACAAACTGTATCAATTTTAAGTCCACTTTTCTTGATCTCTTCTGCTAGCTTATCAGCCAAAAGCTTTGCTGTTTTTGGATCCTCTAAAACTTTTGCAGATTGTAGATAAAATTGTGAATGATTCCCACTGCTTAGCTTAAAATGTCCCTCTAAGAGAGCATCTGCATCCATATATATTTGTTTTATATTCATTTTTATTAAACCTTTAGTATCTCAGCTTCTTTGTCTTTTACTATGGCGTCTATTTTTGTTATATATTTATCAGTGATCTTTTGAATATTGTCTTGAGCAGATTTTGACTCATCCTGAGTTATTTCTTTGTCTTTTTCAAGCTTTTTAATTTGGTCATTTGCATGTTTTCTATCATTTCTGATAGAAACCTTTGCATTTTCTCCCATACCTTTCATCTTCTTTACAGATTCTTGTCTTTGTTCAACCGTCATGGCTGGAAAAAATAGTTTGATTTGTTCGCCATCGTTGTTAGGAGTTGCCCCGACATTTGCAGCGGATATAGCACTCTCAATGTCACTTAGTAGATGTTTCTCCCAAGGGTTTACAATTATAGTCGTTGCATCTGCAGCTATGACCGAGCCTACTTGATCAAGAGGAGTTGGAGTTCCATAGTAGTCGATTTTAATATTATCTAAAACAGAAGTTGTAACCTTACCTGTTCTTAGTGTTTTAAAATCTTTTAGCATATGTTCTATGCCTGACTTCATATCTTCTTCACACGAGTTGTAGATTTCATTTAACATTAGATATCCTTAAATTTTTTGAAAAATAGTTGCGATATTGTAGCAAAATTTCTTTATTTGATACTAAAGAGAGAATTTTTGTGGATAATTTAGGTTAAAGACTATGAAATAATTCGGAAGTGAGGCTACAGCCTCGCCTGCGTGGCTCACAAGGTAAAAACCTCGCTTGCAACTATTTTACAGCTGGGGCTTCTGG
Proteins encoded:
- the pyrE gene encoding orotate phosphoribosyltransferase; this translates as MNIKQIYMDADALLEGHFKLSSGNHSQFYLQSAKVLEDPKTAKLLADKLAEEIKKSGLKIDTVCAPALGGLIAGFALATALDVRFIFAERVDGVMSMRRGFKVSHGERVLMCEDIITTGGSAMEAASVVKGFGGEIVGVAALANRGFCKRENSTLESKSNCKLPQDIPFFALEDFTFLMYEPSKCPLCKDGSQAIKPGSRGN
- the frr gene encoding ribosome recycling factor; its protein translation is MLNEIYNSCEEDMKSGIEHMLKDFKTLRTGKVTTSVLDNIKIDYYGTPTPLDQVGSVIAADATTIIVNPWEKHLLSDIESAISAANVGATPNNDGEQIKLFFPAMTVEQRQESVKKMKGMGENAKVSIRNDRKHANDQIKKLEKDKEITQDESKSAQDNIQKITDKYITKIDAIVKDKEAEILKV